A window of Candidatus Gastranaerophilales bacterium contains these coding sequences:
- the nifU gene encoding Fe-S cluster assembly protein NifU, whose protein sequence is MWDYTDKVMELYRNPKNVGSIEDADAIGEAGSLSCGDMLKIYLKLDEKGIITDAKFQTFGCGSAVASSSILTEMVIGKHIDDARKITNQEIAEALGGLPPEKMHCSVMGHEALEAAIANFYHEDVKCPEKGKVICKCFNVTQETIESEIKANNLKTLEDIMNYTKAGGACGKCQNEIKRILDETIQSEKPLTKTQMILKINNVIDKYISSELRKDGGDIELIDVEENKVFVKLSGKCQSCNRSQLTLTHFVEATLREHISPNIEIIQV, encoded by the coding sequence ATGTGGGATTATACAGATAAAGTTATGGAATTATACAGAAATCCGAAGAATGTCGGCTCTATTGAAGATGCAGATGCAATCGGAGAAGCCGGCTCTCTTTCTTGCGGAGACATGCTGAAAATATATTTAAAACTTGATGAAAAGGGAATTATTACAGATGCAAAATTCCAAACTTTCGGCTGCGGCTCTGCAGTTGCCAGTTCAAGCATTTTGACAGAAATGGTAATAGGCAAACACATTGATGATGCTAGAAAAATAACAAACCAAGAAATAGCTGAAGCTTTAGGCGGATTGCCACCAGAAAAAATGCACTGCTCTGTAATGGGGCATGAGGCACTTGAAGCTGCAATCGCAAATTTTTATCACGAAGATGTAAAATGCCCTGAAAAAGGAAAAGTTATATGTAAATGCTTTAATGTAACACAAGAAACGATTGAGTCAGAAATAAAAGCAAACAATTTGAAAACCCTTGAAGATATCATGAATTACACAAAAGCAGGAGGTGCTTGCGGTAAGTGCCAAAACGAAATAAAAAGAATTCTTGATGAAACAATTCAATCTGAAAAACCACTTACAAAAACGCAAATGATTTTAAAAATAAACAATGTTATTGATAAATATATATCATCAGAATTAAGAAAAGACGGCGGAGATATTGAATTGATTGACGTTGAAGAAAATAAAGTTTTCGTAAAATTAAGCGGAAAATGCCAATCTTGCAACCGTTCTCAATTAACTTTGACACATTTTGTAGAAGCTACATTGAGAGAACATATCAGCCCAAACATTGAGATAATCCAAGTATAA
- a CDS encoding extracellular solute-binding protein, protein MKKQHAETKKNITFWTLQMGTFDKYINKIISDYEAKNPDIHITWVDVPYSEGEKRTLASMLSNTPPDLVNLTPEFSILLAQKNALYKIPKDVMSEYVPTISKQLNYEGEYFGIPFYATSALTFYNKELLDKAGITRVPATYDEMNKDAQIIKDNTGAFVTMPALTENDTFLKILNKYNINSPGSVNSAKSLMIFNDYKNLYQNNLIPKESITQSHREALEKYMAGQIVILPAGANFLNIVKENAPKIFENTRVAPQLVGDSRQYDFSLMNFIVPQKAKYPNEAIDFAKYLTNEQNQLELAKLTTILPVNKKTLQNKYFTTDSESDIFAKARFISSNQLNNIQPPVPHTKNQKELLTLINNYIQQILLAKRPTQDLLDELSAKWQKL, encoded by the coding sequence GTGAAGAAGCAACACGCTGAAACTAAGAAAAACATTACGTTTTGGACGTTACAAATGGGAACATTTGACAAATATATCAATAAAATAATTTCCGACTATGAAGCAAAAAATCCTGATATACACATTACGTGGGTAGATGTTCCATACTCTGAAGGGGAAAAAAGAACGTTAGCCTCTATGTTAAGCAACACGCCACCTGATTTGGTAAATTTAACACCTGAATTTTCAATACTTTTAGCTCAAAAAAATGCACTATATAAAATTCCTAAAGATGTAATGTCAGAATATGTCCCTACAATATCAAAACAATTAAATTATGAGGGGGAATATTTCGGCATTCCATTTTACGCAACATCAGCATTGACTTTTTATAACAAAGAACTACTGGATAAAGCAGGAATTACAAGAGTTCCTGCAACTTACGACGAAATGAATAAAGATGCTCAAATCATTAAAGATAACACAGGAGCATTTGTAACAATGCCTGCATTGACTGAAAACGACACCTTTTTAAAAATATTGAATAAATATAATATAAACTCACCCGGTTCTGTTAATTCAGCAAAAAGTTTGATGATATTTAACGACTACAAAAACTTATATCAAAATAATTTAATCCCAAAAGAATCAATCACACAAAGCCACAGGGAAGCTCTTGAAAAATATATGGCAGGTCAAATTGTTATACTCCCTGCTGGGGCTAATTTTTTAAATATAGTTAAAGAAAATGCTCCAAAAATATTTGAAAACACGAGGGTTGCTCCTCAATTAGTGGGTGACAGCAGACAATATGATTTTTCTTTGATGAATTTCATTGTGCCCCAAAAAGCTAAATATCCGAATGAAGCTATAGATTTTGCAAAATATTTAACAAACGAACAAAACCAACTTGAACTTGCAAAATTGACAACTATTTTGCCTGTAAACAAAAAAACATTGCAAAACAAATACTTTACAACAGACAGCGAGTCTGACATCTTCGCAAAAGCACGTTTCATAAGTTCTAATCAACTAAACAACATACAGCCACCCGTGCCACATACAAAAAACCAGAAAGAACTTTTAACTTTAATTAACAATTATATTCAACAAATTTTGCTGGCAAAACGCCCCACTCAAGATTTGTTAGATGAACTTTCAGCAAAATGGCAAAAATTATAA
- the nifS gene encoding cysteine desulfurase NifS, producing the protein MSDEKKLIYLDNNATTKVDEIVLEKMIPYFSKLYGNASSMYDLGAKSAQAIKAAREQMMGLFNANDPKEVFFTASGSESANMGIRGILAADTTKKHIITTKVEHPCVLNLYKKLEKQGYNVTYLNVNSEGALDLNELEEAVNEDTALVAVMAANNETGIIFPIEKISQIVKSKNPKTKIYVDAVQAAGKISIDAQKWNVDMIGVSGHKFHAPKGIGALYVKTGTLFVPLIEGGHQERGKRAGTENVPSIVGIGQAAEYALAGLADESTRVKDLRNKLETSILKTVFNARLNSSLVNRVPNTTNIGFEYVEGELILLHLGDKGICASSGSACTSGSLDPSHVLKAMGVPFTALHGSIRFSLSRFTTEAEIDYTIKVLPEIIEKLTKISPFQRELKELKDVKSGND; encoded by the coding sequence ATGAGTGACGAAAAAAAATTAATATACCTAGACAACAACGCAACAACAAAAGTTGATGAAATAGTTTTAGAAAAAATGATTCCATATTTCAGTAAATTATATGGAAATGCGTCCAGTATGTACGATTTGGGTGCAAAATCTGCTCAAGCAATTAAAGCAGCAAGAGAACAAATGATGGGGCTATTTAATGCAAACGACCCCAAGGAAGTATTTTTCACCGCATCAGGTTCTGAAAGTGCCAATATGGGTATTCGAGGCATTTTAGCAGCGGATACAACAAAAAAGCACATCATAACAACAAAAGTAGAACATCCTTGCGTTTTAAACCTATATAAAAAGCTTGAAAAACAAGGCTATAATGTCACATATTTAAACGTTAACTCTGAAGGTGCTCTTGACTTAAACGAGCTAGAAGAAGCTGTAAACGAAGATACCGCATTAGTCGCTGTAATGGCTGCAAACAATGAAACCGGCATAATATTTCCTATTGAGAAAATTTCTCAAATCGTAAAAAGTAAGAACCCAAAAACAAAAATATACGTTGACGCAGTTCAAGCCGCAGGAAAGATATCAATAGACGCTCAAAAATGGAATGTCGATATGATTGGTGTATCCGGTCACAAATTCCATGCCCCAAAAGGAATCGGGGCTCTTTATGTCAAAACCGGGACACTTTTTGTACCACTAATTGAAGGTGGTCACCAAGAACGCGGGAAACGTGCAGGAACAGAAAACGTCCCAAGTATCGTTGGCATTGGACAAGCAGCTGAATATGCTTTAGCTGGTTTAGCTGACGAATCTACCAGAGTAAAAGACTTGAGGAACAAACTTGAAACAAGTATATTAAAAACAGTGTTTAACGCCAGATTAAATTCTTCACTAGTAAACAGAGTGCCAAACACAACAAATATTGGCTTTGAATACGTAGAAGGCGAGCTTATCCTATTACATCTGGGCGACAAAGGTATTTGTGCAAGCTCCGGAAGTGCCTGCACCAGTGGCAGTCTAGACCCCAGTCATGTCCTAAAGGCAATGGGCGTACCTTTTACAGCCTTACATGGAAGCATTAGATTTAGCCTAAGCAGATTTACAACAGAAGCAGAAATCGACTACACTATCAAGGTTCTACCTGAAATTATCGAAAAACTAACCAAAATTTCACCGTTCCAAAGAGAATTAAAAGAACTTAAAGATGTAAAATCAGGAAATGACTAA
- a CDS encoding LptF/LptG family permease, whose product MDLKDKVTKISILDKYIIKQVLEVFIFGVVIFTSIIFASDTFITLIKQISLYGMPFNVALMIILLNLPAVIVMTIPMSVLFATVMTINRLCLASEITIMRACGISIGRITRPIFIFAALMALLTFFINETIVPVTTAQSKTLALWAFGQRNIPHGKKNFTLKELNNGNQIKRLFYVENCGKDEFFNVSILDLSDPKTIQILQAKTGNTSDDGLVFQNASAYTISKAGKTLNTSWMGETVVDFGIDMKEELIRSNDAKDLNLLQLAQKSALKTTNQKDKQKYMLLFWDKTALPVTTIVLVLLGVPLAVTPPRVRYNRGFLFSILIIFFYYLIRALSISFGEAGMITPFLATWAPNIILGTVGYILYHKKVYTIF is encoded by the coding sequence ATGGATTTAAAAGATAAAGTAACAAAAATATCTATTTTAGATAAATATATAATTAAACAGGTTCTTGAAGTATTTATATTTGGAGTCGTAATCTTCACTTCTATTATATTTGCCTCAGACACATTTATCACGCTAATCAAACAAATTTCTTTATATGGAATGCCGTTTAATGTTGCTTTAATGATAATTTTATTAAACCTTCCGGCGGTAATTGTAATGACAATCCCGATGAGTGTACTGTTTGCAACCGTTATGACTATAAATAGGTTGTGCCTTGCATCAGAAATCACAATAATGAGAGCTTGCGGAATCAGCATCGGGCGGATAACAAGACCTATATTTATATTTGCGGCATTGATGGCATTGTTAACATTTTTTATCAACGAAACAATAGTCCCGGTCACAACAGCACAATCAAAAACGCTTGCACTTTGGGCTTTTGGACAACGAAATATTCCTCACGGGAAAAAGAATTTTACTCTGAAGGAATTAAACAACGGAAACCAAATAAAAAGGCTTTTCTACGTTGAAAATTGCGGGAAAGACGAATTTTTTAATGTTTCGATATTGGATTTATCAGACCCAAAAACAATTCAAATACTTCAAGCAAAAACAGGCAACACCTCTGATGATGGTTTAGTTTTTCAAAATGCCTCTGCTTATACCATTTCAAAAGCAGGTAAAACACTAAACACATCTTGGATGGGTGAAACAGTTGTCGATTTTGGGATAGATATGAAAGAAGAATTAATCCGTTCAAATGATGCAAAAGATTTGAATCTTTTGCAATTAGCACAAAAATCAGCTTTAAAAACAACAAATCAAAAAGATAAACAAAAATATATGTTACTGTTTTGGGACAAAACTGCACTCCCTGTTACAACAATAGTGCTTGTATTACTTGGAGTTCCATTGGCTGTAACACCGCCCAGAGTACGTTATAACCGTGGATTTTTATTCAGTATTTTAATTATATTCTTTTATTATTTGATACGTGCGTTATCAATTTCATTCGGGGAAGCAGGCATGATTACTCCATTCTTGGCGACGTGGGCACCTAATATAATCCTCGGCACCGTGGGATATATTTTATATCACAAAAAGGTATATACAATATTCTAA
- a CDS encoding replication-associated recombination protein A gives MDLFDTLKENNKQIPIAEILRPQTLEEYLGQKNVISKNSALINLLKSKRLFSLILWGPPGCGKTTFARLIAKHTDSNFIELSAVSSGIKDIKEAVQIAKDKLVYGQKTILFIDEIHRYSKTQQDALLPYLENGTLFLIGSTTENPSFQVVPALISRVQVIRLNPLDDDSLITIIKKGFSYLEDKYTPIEIEANVYEYIVNYARGDARSALNLLENAYFASDVKSGTRFLRLKILEELAQTSSIRYSRQEHYDMASAFQKSLRGSDPDAAIYWLAKMIVSGEDPRFIARRLIVCAAEDIGNADSNALTVAMNAHKAAELLGLPEARIPLAQAVEYVARAPKSNKAIVAIDSAISDINSGKNFPPPMHLRDAHYKDASKYGFGKGYVYSHANPSYKQQFMPDELKDKKYFI, from the coding sequence ATGGACTTATTTGATACATTAAAAGAAAATAATAAACAAATTCCTATAGCAGAAATTCTTAGGCCCCAAACATTAGAAGAATATTTGGGACAAAAAAATGTTATCTCAAAAAATTCAGCTTTAATTAATTTGTTGAAATCAAAACGTTTATTTTCGCTTATCCTTTGGGGACCTCCAGGGTGTGGAAAAACGACGTTTGCAAGGCTTATCGCTAAACACACCGATAGCAATTTTATAGAGCTTAGTGCCGTTTCCTCTGGAATTAAAGATATTAAAGAAGCCGTTCAAATCGCTAAAGATAAGCTTGTCTACGGGCAAAAAACCATTTTATTTATTGATGAAATCCACCGCTATAGCAAGACTCAACAAGATGCCTTATTGCCATATTTAGAAAATGGTACGCTGTTTTTAATCGGTTCAACGACTGAAAATCCATCTTTTCAAGTTGTTCCCGCCTTGATTTCAAGAGTCCAAGTCATTCGATTAAATCCTTTAGACGATGATAGTTTGATTACGATTATAAAAAAAGGCTTTTCGTATTTAGAAGACAAATATACTCCGATAGAAATTGAAGCTAATGTCTATGAGTATATTGTGAATTATGCAAGAGGCGATGCTCGCTCTGCTCTTAATTTACTGGAAAATGCCTATTTTGCCTCTGATGTAAAGTCAGGTACAAGATTTTTGCGTTTGAAAATATTGGAAGAGTTAGCCCAAACCTCATCAATCCGCTATTCTCGTCAAGAGCATTATGATATGGCGTCAGCGTTTCAAAAAAGTTTGCGAGGCTCTGACCCTGATGCCGCTATATATTGGTTAGCTAAAATGATTGTTTCGGGAGAAGATCCCAGATTTATAGCCAGACGTTTAATCGTTTGTGCGGCAGAAGATATAGGTAATGCCGATTCCAATGCCTTGACTGTTGCCATGAATGCTCATAAGGCTGCTGAACTTTTAGGCTTGCCTGAAGCTAGAATACCTCTTGCTCAAGCTGTTGAGTACGTGGCAAGAGCTCCAAAATCTAACAAAGCAATAGTTGCTATTGATTCAGCTATTTCTGATATAAATTCTGGAAAAAATTTTCCTCCTCCTATGCATTTACGCGATGCACATTACAAAGATGCCTCAAAATACGGTTTCGGCAAAGGGTATGTCTATTCCCATGCTAATCCATCATATAAACAACAATTTATGCCCGATGAACTAAAAGACAAAAAGTATTTTATATAA
- a CDS encoding AsmA-like C-terminal region-containing protein, with product MKISILKKLGIVAFTIFAAFYIAFLLILPNVININKYKSDIQQNVQKTANIKIDFSNAKIITTPTLKVGVKADNLKVNYMDNSELFTGKKASVKISLLPLITKTIRISNIDIQSPKLRLEVVDNNKLKIEELFASTEDENTPPQELPFRISNKLPVIKIDQSEIYISDTNTKNTIKIVCKKLQIDKGELNKKVRIKTIGNIYANKDKNISYNINLDTFLPPITQEEANNEITTQFINPINSFIKFAPTADILCNLKVREHKDGIHLKGLFKADNMTLTIKGKKLPTSYIVMKFKGHKTDIDSLLHPNEKEQIKFNAYLNTSSHPKIEAIINTDKIELNSIKDLIEAALDTFSIPNQLNEINMQGYIIANFNLETNLKKLKSNGNLILANGGISHKNYSAKITNATSNIDFTDNKIQIKDTKALINGTMLKAEGTILSDATTDIKISTNQLGIAGLFNAFSPLDIKKAYAINKGSLTLLANIKGALDDLKPELQLELTGLSAKDKINNIVLTNQLLKTNIRTDKEAYKGNIISQKTYIGIPNFDITIKNPQIKADFDTKDITISPSEILFNSSPISLSGKIKNYVKTPDIQIEAKGKLKATDLGKLLPKEAKGFVLQKGAIPLLINVNGTPDKIDFKAQLIADSNNNFSPITVNKLVGKPSIINAFIQLNGNELNIKDIGLYELQTAKNVKKSNKNDLSDSYKIAQLTGKITHLDKKMPRIQNIKLHLPAALSVSTPAIQNSKLNLKGTLAIDGPINNPKAKGNINISSVTLPDILTKIQNIDLNLDDSNINAKIDNIDINGSNLNIDANAKLNFTNVFTISKMTISSSNFDLDNVMKASEKLAKITGTQSSQQVGMNIPVKIFNGYGTITRLKSGNAILNDISSDFRLNKNVVYLDNLNAKAYNGNISGKATYNLSNFITKTNIKAQGIDANPAVSAFLALNNQLFGTLNFKADVVLKGLTYQEQIKSLKGNVDFNIENGQMGSLGQLETFLKANNLVSQTFISTSLGGIINTIAPYNTGNFDYLKGTVHLQNGYCIINEIKSSGDNMSLYIDGNYNLLNNYANLIIKGRLSDKVVAALGPIATFSPEKLLSNIPKFGPAAVSILQIFNTPTTQAQLSQIPPLTTDAHSQEFKVLINGDIQKPTFVKSFQWLTTPAEIQNTQTSLKDLLKIQTNINPNPPEVVIPKTKEEAIQQIKQNEKVQEQLQKIQQNDKVQKIQQFGNLLKYYSEEKKTTVGN from the coding sequence ATGAAGATTAGTATTCTAAAGAAGTTGGGCATCGTCGCATTTACTATATTTGCGGCATTTTATATAGCGTTTTTGCTTATTTTACCGAATGTAATAAATATAAATAAATATAAAAGTGACATTCAACAAAACGTGCAAAAAACAGCTAATATCAAAATAGATTTTTCTAACGCAAAAATAATCACAACCCCGACATTGAAAGTTGGAGTTAAAGCTGACAATTTAAAAGTAAATTATATGGATAATTCTGAATTATTCACAGGTAAAAAAGCAAGTGTTAAAATTTCTTTACTTCCTTTGATAACAAAAACTATAAGGATTTCTAACATTGATATTCAATCGCCCAAATTGAGATTAGAGGTTGTTGACAACAACAAACTAAAAATTGAAGAGCTTTTTGCTTCAACAGAAGATGAAAACACTCCGCCTCAAGAACTCCCCTTTAGAATATCAAACAAACTTCCGGTTATAAAAATTGACCAATCAGAAATTTACATCTCTGATACAAATACCAAAAACACTATTAAGATTGTATGCAAAAAACTTCAAATTGATAAAGGTGAATTAAACAAAAAAGTAAGGATTAAAACAATCGGGAATATTTACGCAAACAAAGACAAAAATATTTCTTACAATATTAATCTTGATACTTTTTTACCACCGATAACACAAGAAGAAGCTAATAATGAGATAACCACTCAATTTATCAACCCTATAAATTCTTTCATTAAATTTGCACCTACTGCTGATATTTTGTGCAACCTAAAAGTAAGAGAGCACAAAGATGGAATTCATCTCAAAGGTCTTTTCAAAGCAGATAACATGACCTTGACTATTAAGGGCAAAAAGCTTCCAACAAGCTATATCGTGATGAAATTCAAAGGGCACAAAACAGATATTGACTCTTTACTTCACCCGAATGAAAAAGAACAAATTAAATTTAATGCTTACTTAAACACAAGTAGTCACCCAAAAATCGAAGCTATAATTAATACAGACAAAATTGAACTAAATAGCATAAAAGATTTGATTGAAGCGGCTTTGGACACCTTTTCTATTCCAAATCAGCTTAACGAAATCAATATGCAAGGTTATATAATCGCAAACTTTAACCTTGAAACAAACCTTAAAAAGTTAAAATCAAACGGAAATTTAATTTTAGCAAACGGTGGAATTTCCCATAAAAATTATTCTGCAAAAATAACAAATGCAACGTCAAACATTGATTTTACAGATAATAAAATTCAAATAAAAGATACAAAAGCCCTCATAAACGGTACAATGCTAAAAGCTGAGGGGACAATCCTTTCAGACGCTACAACAGACATCAAAATATCGACTAATCAGTTGGGAATAGCAGGCTTATTCAACGCATTTTCGCCACTTGATATAAAAAAGGCTTACGCAATAAACAAGGGCTCATTAACACTTTTAGCCAACATAAAAGGGGCATTAGATGATTTAAAACCCGAATTGCAACTTGAATTGACAGGACTTAGTGCAAAAGACAAAATTAACAATATTGTATTAACAAATCAACTTTTAAAAACGAATATAAGAACCGATAAAGAGGCTTATAAAGGCAACATAATCTCTCAAAAAACTTATATTGGTATTCCTAATTTCGACATAACCATTAAAAACCCACAAATAAAAGCTGATTTTGACACTAAAGACATTACAATTTCACCATCAGAAATTTTGTTTAATTCTTCACCGATTTCACTCTCAGGAAAAATTAAAAACTATGTAAAAACTCCTGACATTCAGATTGAAGCAAAAGGCAAGCTAAAAGCTACAGATTTAGGGAAATTGCTACCAAAAGAAGCAAAAGGATTTGTTTTACAAAAAGGTGCTATTCCTTTATTAATAAACGTAAACGGAACTCCTGACAAAATTGATTTTAAAGCTCAATTAATCGCTGACTCTAATAATAATTTTTCACCTATTACAGTCAACAAATTGGTAGGCAAACCAAGCATAATCAATGCCTTTATTCAACTTAACGGAAACGAATTAAACATAAAAGACATTGGTCTTTATGAATTACAAACCGCTAAAAATGTAAAAAAATCAAATAAAAACGACTTGTCCGACAGTTATAAAATCGCACAATTAACAGGGAAAATCACGCATCTTGACAAAAAAATGCCTAGAATACAGAATATAAAACTTCATTTGCCAGCAGCTTTATCTGTTTCAACTCCTGCTATACAAAATTCAAAATTAAATTTGAAGGGAACTTTAGCGATTGATGGACCGATTAATAACCCTAAAGCAAAAGGAAATATAAATATTTCATCTGTTACGTTGCCTGATATTTTGACAAAAATTCAAAATATTGATTTAAACCTTGATGACTCTAATATAAATGCAAAAATTGACAATATTGACATTAACGGCTCGAACTTAAATATTGACGCAAATGCAAAACTTAATTTCACAAATGTTTTCACAATCAGCAAAATGACAATTTCTTCTTCAAATTTTGATTTGGACAATGTTATGAAAGCCTCAGAAAAACTTGCAAAAATAACTGGCACACAATCATCTCAACAAGTAGGAATGAATATTCCTGTCAAAATTTTTAACGGTTACGGGACAATCACAAGATTAAAATCAGGAAACGCAATACTAAACGATATTTCCAGCGATTTTCGTCTAAATAAGAATGTGGTCTACCTTGATAATCTCAATGCGAAAGCTTACAACGGCAACATATCAGGAAAAGCAACATACAATCTTTCAAACTTTATAACAAAAACAAATATAAAAGCACAAGGGATTGATGCAAATCCTGCAGTAAGTGCTTTCTTGGCTTTAAATAATCAACTTTTCGGAACATTGAATTTTAAAGCAGATGTTGTTTTAAAAGGACTAACTTATCAAGAACAAATAAAATCGTTAAAAGGTAATGTAGATTTCAATATTGAAAACGGTCAAATGGGGAGCTTGGGACAACTTGAAACTTTCTTAAAAGCTAACAATTTGGTTTCTCAAACCTTTATCAGTACATCTTTAGGTGGCATAATAAACACAATTGCCCCATATAATACAGGCAATTTTGACTACCTAAAAGGGACCGTGCACTTGCAAAACGGTTACTGCATAATAAATGAAATCAAGTCGTCAGGGGATAATATGTCGCTTTACATCGACGGAAATTATAATCTTTTAAACAATTACGCCAACTTGATTATAAAAGGAAGACTATCAGACAAGGTGGTTGCAGCATTAGGACCAATTGCAACATTTTCACCAGAAAAACTATTAAGCAATATTCCAAAATTCGGACCTGCGGCGGTAAGCATTCTGCAAATCTTTAATACACCTACGACGCAAGCTCAATTATCACAAATTCCGCCATTGACAACCGATGCCCATTCACAAGAATTTAAAGTATTAATCAACGGAGATATACAAAAACCAACTTTCGTAAAATCATTCCAATGGCTTACTACTCCTGCTGAAATACAAAACACACAAACATCTTTAAAAGATTTATTGAAAATTCAAACTAATATAAACCCCAATCCACCAGAAGTTGTTATTCCCAAAACAAAAGAAGAAGCAATTCAACAAATTAAACAAAACGAAAAAGTTCAAGAACAATTACAAAAAATTCAACAAAATGACAAAGTGCAAAAAATACAACAATTCGGTAATTTATTAAAATATTATTCAGAAGAAAAGAAAACTACAGTAGGCAATTAG